One Carassius auratus strain Wakin chromosome 4, ASM336829v1, whole genome shotgun sequence DNA segment encodes these proteins:
- the LOC113067235 gene encoding CD209 antigen-like protein C: protein MQQEDGRADDVYENSGVIYGRSGKEITTCNITRIQSSKHTESDGVKIRSSSVERCVSLLLCVFLLTAVVALCVFFTQERQQLVSRNENLTRERDRLKQEKNDLQSSLGKVDGWICHQSSLYFFSSERKNWTESRRSCRERGADLIIINNREEEDFVTQVSVFNSVWIGLTDTDEEGRWKWVDGSTMTSGFWMSGEPNSFMGLEEDCVLASYGWNDSPCNVAYGWICEKTIF, encoded by the exons ATGCAACAAGAAGATGGAAGGGCAGATGATGTGTATGAAAATAGTGGCGTTATATATGGTCGATCTGGAAAAGAGATCACAACCTGCAACATAACAAGGATTCAGTCATCTAAACATACAG AAAGCGATGGTGTGAAGATCAGAAGCTCCAGTGTCGAACGCTGTGTTTCATTGCTGCTGTGTGTTTTTCTGCTGACTGCAGTCGTAGCGTTGTGTGTCTTCTTCACTCAAGAGAGACAACAGCTCGTGTCCAGGAATGAGAATCTGACTAGAGAGAGAGACCGGCTGAAACAGGAGAAAAATGATCTTCAGAGCAGTCTTGGTAAAGTGG ATGGATGGATCTGCCATCAATCCAGTCTGTACTTTTTTTCCTCTGAGAGGAAGAACTGGACGGAGAGCAGAAGATCCTGCagagagagaggagcagatctgatcatcatcaacaacagagAGGAAGAA GACTTTGTTACGCAggtttctgtttttaattcagtCTGGATTGGTTTGACTGACACTGATGAAGAGGGCAGGtggaaatgggttgatggcagcaCAATGACCTCTGG CTTCTGGATGTCTGGAGAGCCAAACAGTTTCATGGGTCTAGAGGAAGACTGTGTCTTAGCTTCATATGGATGGAATGATTCTCCGTGTAATGTGGCATATGGATGGATTTGTGAGAAgactattttttaa
- the LOC113065922 gene encoding stonustoxin subunit alpha-like isoform X1 encodes MSHLFSSWNITDIRFQTSSLYIKDRNSRSLLDHSKMAGLLMYLKQPICICFCTYLWLATLALVNAEVQTLNGTETLRGFGPIENTAMTSQAIELAALGRPLFPGMLYDCRKDSFIPGVTLWDKKSLSEDLDIRPQRQTDLKFSSSDSLSSKSNLLDVSASLKVSYLGGLVEVGGSAKYLRDTKSSNQQARVTMHYSETTRFEQLTMTQLGQITYPQVFDQKTATHVVTAVLYGAQAFMVFDQKISEGKCKDEIERELNVMVKKIPGFSIDGEAALQMTDAEKKTAEKIACTFHGDFYLQQNPTTYMEALELYKKLPTLLRDNPQNVVPIKVWLYPLHLLDSKAAQLKRDISTSALSKTVEIMERLDEAERTCNDLFRVSLVNVFSDIKVKLRSFQGSFNIYKAQLVKAVGRVLPAIRGGSMTENTLNDILKIHRSSPFNADKLDLWLNDANTELHLLSSSIKTLKEITIVDSDHINSILINPDIDVVVCLTFTSLQYEDPYLSALEKFLESDTFTEQDKKNTVSVPFVRKWFDDPDVITKMKEDISRFRSFSEANKDEKRIHFIISAISDSSSPGSSIFLYEKGKLTDTKFQLVSKPPPPILKDVISQGVSLKLQKSPTGETVQYRVEYKEVTAGSSEEEQWLAVDTADEDFTLTGLLFEKPYTIRYRIVDQVGVSEASDAVSCRPSHDLPQIVGGDGGFASSFVTPSISTIKKIRIYYQEIAGEITWFKSIQVTFSAGHIFTIGDYLKWKVKEFLFDNDDKIVNVTLWPNTYSDRFRGLEFVVEKSNGTRTTFSIKCKEVGDPVSVDVKSGKCYGITARSGSEIDSLGFYFF; translated from the exons ATGAGCCATTTGTTCAGTAGCTGGAATATAACAGACATCAGGTTTCAGACATCATCTCTTTATATAAAGGACAGAAACTCCAG GTCCCTTCTTGACCATTCTAAGATGGCAGGACTTTTGATGTACCTCAAGCAGCCAATTTGCATCTGCTTCTGCACATATCTGTGGCTGGCAACTTTAGCATTGGTGAATGCTGAG GTTCAGACTTTAAATGGCACAGAAACACTTCGTGGCTTTGGGCCCATAGAAAACACAG CTATGACATCACAGGCCATTGAACTGGCAGCCCTAGGAAGACCTCTGTTTCCTGGTATGCTGTATGACTGCCGCAAGGATTCCTTCATTCCAG GTGTTACTCTGTGGGACAAGAAATCATTGAGTGAAGATTTGGACATCCGTCCGCAGCGCCAAACAGATTTGAAGTTCAGTAGCTCTGACTCTCTCTCTAGTAAATCCAATTTACTGGATGTAAGTGCTTCATTGAAGGTCAGCTATTTGGGGGGATTGGTGGAGGTGGGAGGATCTGCCAAGTACCTGCGTGACACCAAATCCTCAAACCAGCAGGCCAGAGTAACAATGCATTACAGTGAAACCACAAGATTCGAACAGCTCACAATGACCCAGCTTGGCCAGATCACTTACCCTCAGGTGTTTGACCAAAAAACTGCTACTCATGTGGTTACAGCGGTACTGTATGGAGCTCAGGCCTTCATGGTGTTTGATCAGAAGATTTCAGAAGGTAAATGCAAGGACGAAATTGAGAGAGAACTGAATGTCATGGTCAAGAAGATCCCTGGATTTTCCATTGATGGAGAAGCAGCTTTACAAATGACAGATGCTGAAaagaaaacagctgagaaaaTTGCCTGCACATTTCATGGTGATTTCTATCTTCAGCAGAACCCCACCACATACATGGAGGCGCTGGAGTTGTACAAGAAGCTGCCCACTCTGCTGAGGGACAATCCACAGAATGTGGTTCCAATCAAAGTCTGGCTCTATCCTCTTCATCTTTTGGATTCAAAAGCAGCTCAGTTGAAGAGAGATATATCCACAAGTGCACTTTCCAAAACTGTAGAAATAATGGAGAGGCTGGATGAGGCAGAGAGGACATGCAACGATCTGTTCAGAGTTTCATTGGTAAATGTTTTCAGTGACATCAAAGTGAAGCTGCGCTCATTTCAAGGCTCATTCAACATTTACAAGGCACAGCTAGTGAAAGCAGTGGGCAGAGTCTTGCCTGCTATTCGAGGAGGTAGTATGacagaaaacacattaaatgacatCCTGAAAATTCACAGGAGCTCCCCTTTTAATGCAGACAAGTTAGACCTGTGGTTAAATGATGCAAATACTGAACTTCATCTCTTGAGTTCTTCCATCAAGACGTTGAAGGAGATCACAATTGTAGACTCAGACCATATCAACTCTATCCTCATTAATCCTGATATTGATGTTGTGGTATGCTTGACCTTCACCTCTCTGCAATACGAAGACCCTTATCTTTCAGCCCTGGAGAAGTTTCTTGAATCTGACACATTTACAGAGCAAGATAAGAAAAACACAGTTTCTGTACCATTTGTCAGAAAGTGGTTCGATGATCCCGATGTCATCACAAAGATGAAAGAGGACATATCTCGCTTCAGAAGTTTTTCAGAGGCCAATAAAGATGAAAAGAGAATACACTTCATTATTTCTGCAATCTCTGATTCCTCCAGTCCAGGCTCCTCTATCTTTTTGTATGAAAAAGGGAAACTGACTGACACGAAATTCCAGCTTGTTTCCAAGCCGCCTCCACCAATACTGAAGGATGTCATCTCCCAAGGTGTGTCCCTGAAACTGCAGAAGTCCCCGACTGGTGAAACAGTGCAGTACAGAGTAGAGTACAAGGAGGTAACAGCAGGTTCTAGCGAGGAGGAACAGTGGCTTGCTGTAGACACAGCTGATGAAGACTTTACTCTGACCGGATTGTTGTTTGAAAAGCCTTACACAATCCGGTACAGGATAGTGGATCAAGTGGGAGTGAGTGAAGCCAGTGATGCTGTCAGCTGTAGACCTTCTCATG ATCTACCTCAGATTGTGGGTGGGGATGGTGGTTTTGCATCCAGCTTTGTGACTCCTTCCATTAGCACCATTAAGAAGATCAGAATTTACTATCAAGAG ATCGCCGGGGAGATTACCTGGTTCAAATCAATCCAGGTGACTTTCAGCGCCGGCCACATATTCACAATTGGTGACTATTTAAAATGGAAAGTAAAAGAATTTCTATTTGACAATGATGATAAAATTGTCAATGTGACATTGTGGCCAAATACGTATAGCGACAGATTCCGTGGGTTGGAATTTGTGGTTGAAAAAAGCAACGGTACAAGAACAACATTTTCCATCAAGTGTAAAGAAGTGGGCGACCCTGTGAGTGTTGATGTGAAGTCTGGAAAGTGTTATGGCATTACAGCGAGGTCCGGAAGTGAAATTGATTCTCTGGGCTTTTACTTTTTTTAG
- the LOC113065922 gene encoding stonustoxin subunit alpha-like isoform X2 translates to MSHLFSSWNITDIRFQTSSLYIKDRNSRSLLDHSKMAGLLMYLKQPICICFCTYLWLATLALVNAETLNGTETLRGFGPIENTAMTSQAIELAALGRPLFPGMLYDCRKDSFIPGVTLWDKKSLSEDLDIRPQRQTDLKFSSSDSLSSKSNLLDVSASLKVSYLGGLVEVGGSAKYLRDTKSSNQQARVTMHYSETTRFEQLTMTQLGQITYPQVFDQKTATHVVTAVLYGAQAFMVFDQKISEGKCKDEIERELNVMVKKIPGFSIDGEAALQMTDAEKKTAEKIACTFHGDFYLQQNPTTYMEALELYKKLPTLLRDNPQNVVPIKVWLYPLHLLDSKAAQLKRDISTSALSKTVEIMERLDEAERTCNDLFRVSLVNVFSDIKVKLRSFQGSFNIYKAQLVKAVGRVLPAIRGGSMTENTLNDILKIHRSSPFNADKLDLWLNDANTELHLLSSSIKTLKEITIVDSDHINSILINPDIDVVVCLTFTSLQYEDPYLSALEKFLESDTFTEQDKKNTVSVPFVRKWFDDPDVITKMKEDISRFRSFSEANKDEKRIHFIISAISDSSSPGSSIFLYEKGKLTDTKFQLVSKPPPPILKDVISQGVSLKLQKSPTGETVQYRVEYKEVTAGSSEEEQWLAVDTADEDFTLTGLLFEKPYTIRYRIVDQVGVSEASDAVSCRPSHDLPQIVGGDGGFASSFVTPSISTIKKIRIYYQEIAGEITWFKSIQVTFSAGHIFTIGDYLKWKVKEFLFDNDDKIVNVTLWPNTYSDRFRGLEFVVEKSNGTRTTFSIKCKEVGDPVSVDVKSGKCYGITARSGSEIDSLGFYFF, encoded by the exons ATGAGCCATTTGTTCAGTAGCTGGAATATAACAGACATCAGGTTTCAGACATCATCTCTTTATATAAAGGACAGAAACTCCAG GTCCCTTCTTGACCATTCTAAGATGGCAGGACTTTTGATGTACCTCAAGCAGCCAATTTGCATCTGCTTCTGCACATATCTGTGGCTGGCAACTTTAGCATTGGTGAATGCTGAG ACTTTAAATGGCACAGAAACACTTCGTGGCTTTGGGCCCATAGAAAACACAG CTATGACATCACAGGCCATTGAACTGGCAGCCCTAGGAAGACCTCTGTTTCCTGGTATGCTGTATGACTGCCGCAAGGATTCCTTCATTCCAG GTGTTACTCTGTGGGACAAGAAATCATTGAGTGAAGATTTGGACATCCGTCCGCAGCGCCAAACAGATTTGAAGTTCAGTAGCTCTGACTCTCTCTCTAGTAAATCCAATTTACTGGATGTAAGTGCTTCATTGAAGGTCAGCTATTTGGGGGGATTGGTGGAGGTGGGAGGATCTGCCAAGTACCTGCGTGACACCAAATCCTCAAACCAGCAGGCCAGAGTAACAATGCATTACAGTGAAACCACAAGATTCGAACAGCTCACAATGACCCAGCTTGGCCAGATCACTTACCCTCAGGTGTTTGACCAAAAAACTGCTACTCATGTGGTTACAGCGGTACTGTATGGAGCTCAGGCCTTCATGGTGTTTGATCAGAAGATTTCAGAAGGTAAATGCAAGGACGAAATTGAGAGAGAACTGAATGTCATGGTCAAGAAGATCCCTGGATTTTCCATTGATGGAGAAGCAGCTTTACAAATGACAGATGCTGAAaagaaaacagctgagaaaaTTGCCTGCACATTTCATGGTGATTTCTATCTTCAGCAGAACCCCACCACATACATGGAGGCGCTGGAGTTGTACAAGAAGCTGCCCACTCTGCTGAGGGACAATCCACAGAATGTGGTTCCAATCAAAGTCTGGCTCTATCCTCTTCATCTTTTGGATTCAAAAGCAGCTCAGTTGAAGAGAGATATATCCACAAGTGCACTTTCCAAAACTGTAGAAATAATGGAGAGGCTGGATGAGGCAGAGAGGACATGCAACGATCTGTTCAGAGTTTCATTGGTAAATGTTTTCAGTGACATCAAAGTGAAGCTGCGCTCATTTCAAGGCTCATTCAACATTTACAAGGCACAGCTAGTGAAAGCAGTGGGCAGAGTCTTGCCTGCTATTCGAGGAGGTAGTATGacagaaaacacattaaatgacatCCTGAAAATTCACAGGAGCTCCCCTTTTAATGCAGACAAGTTAGACCTGTGGTTAAATGATGCAAATACTGAACTTCATCTCTTGAGTTCTTCCATCAAGACGTTGAAGGAGATCACAATTGTAGACTCAGACCATATCAACTCTATCCTCATTAATCCTGATATTGATGTTGTGGTATGCTTGACCTTCACCTCTCTGCAATACGAAGACCCTTATCTTTCAGCCCTGGAGAAGTTTCTTGAATCTGACACATTTACAGAGCAAGATAAGAAAAACACAGTTTCTGTACCATTTGTCAGAAAGTGGTTCGATGATCCCGATGTCATCACAAAGATGAAAGAGGACATATCTCGCTTCAGAAGTTTTTCAGAGGCCAATAAAGATGAAAAGAGAATACACTTCATTATTTCTGCAATCTCTGATTCCTCCAGTCCAGGCTCCTCTATCTTTTTGTATGAAAAAGGGAAACTGACTGACACGAAATTCCAGCTTGTTTCCAAGCCGCCTCCACCAATACTGAAGGATGTCATCTCCCAAGGTGTGTCCCTGAAACTGCAGAAGTCCCCGACTGGTGAAACAGTGCAGTACAGAGTAGAGTACAAGGAGGTAACAGCAGGTTCTAGCGAGGAGGAACAGTGGCTTGCTGTAGACACAGCTGATGAAGACTTTACTCTGACCGGATTGTTGTTTGAAAAGCCTTACACAATCCGGTACAGGATAGTGGATCAAGTGGGAGTGAGTGAAGCCAGTGATGCTGTCAGCTGTAGACCTTCTCATG ATCTACCTCAGATTGTGGGTGGGGATGGTGGTTTTGCATCCAGCTTTGTGACTCCTTCCATTAGCACCATTAAGAAGATCAGAATTTACTATCAAGAG ATCGCCGGGGAGATTACCTGGTTCAAATCAATCCAGGTGACTTTCAGCGCCGGCCACATATTCACAATTGGTGACTATTTAAAATGGAAAGTAAAAGAATTTCTATTTGACAATGATGATAAAATTGTCAATGTGACATTGTGGCCAAATACGTATAGCGACAGATTCCGTGGGTTGGAATTTGTGGTTGAAAAAAGCAACGGTACAAGAACAACATTTTCCATCAAGTGTAAAGAAGTGGGCGACCCTGTGAGTGTTGATGTGAAGTCTGGAAAGTGTTATGGCATTACAGCGAGGTCCGGAAGTGAAATTGATTCTCTGGGCTTTTACTTTTTTTAG